From Nevskia ramosa DSM 11499, the proteins below share one genomic window:
- a CDS encoding asparaginase domain-containing protein yields MPPASLTPRRTRIAAAFAASLITITAGTAAAADSKPRIAVFSGPTSTIQNNKPLITSNKARAQYGLPLLTDAWGKTQTDWPRYQRLAAPVTVYVEQFSAHPLEADVAELYAPPDGYVNTAGKFSKTRGGADDKPVYAVTLKPEDGLYALPYMGRQANGKAWDDTFAFPGAPFAQSRQTFVPDGSRIFAEIERDGGGIEARADYDFYRAVPSGGYTKGLPAAKRSDTGEGDIAPEKLGRDFFSYGPYSASQIRPMLAREANIVQRVLASGKYAGAIWLEGSPTVEDSAYWLSLLIDTQLPISANSAHRNRGLVSADGDGNILDSIDYINSKVWADEQGRNRLGTVMVQDEIIYSAREVEKGDAHPGAYVATGGYGGIFGSMTAGAYLTNIPTRKHTWKSELRISQLPANQSGWLKTKAGKVEAVTVTIKNAAGELLPQAIPKVAMLKGDNWYDDSGVPDPSAEKGIVATIDMLLGEYPLAGIVGEGLAPYSSMSASQDKALELAVLQGLPVVKTARGDASGLVKVNPRNLFIEGNNLTTTKARLLLTAALMKFGPLPRVLDVAHPTAEELVAIREKLGLYQEVFQTH; encoded by the coding sequence ATGCCTCCAGCTTCCCTCACGCCGCGCCGCACGCGGATCGCCGCTGCCTTCGCCGCCAGCCTGATCACGATCACCGCGGGCACCGCGGCTGCCGCTGACAGCAAGCCGCGCATCGCCGTGTTCTCCGGCCCGACGTCGACGATCCAGAACAACAAGCCGCTGATCACCAGCAACAAGGCGCGCGCCCAGTACGGCCTGCCCTTGCTGACCGATGCCTGGGGCAAGACCCAGACCGACTGGCCGCGCTACCAACGCCTGGCGGCACCGGTCACCGTCTATGTCGAACAGTTCTCGGCCCATCCGCTGGAAGCCGATGTCGCCGAGCTGTATGCGCCACCGGATGGCTACGTGAACACCGCCGGCAAGTTCTCGAAAACCCGTGGCGGCGCCGACGACAAGCCGGTCTATGCCGTCACCTTGAAGCCCGAAGACGGTCTCTACGCCTTGCCCTACATGGGCCGCCAGGCCAATGGCAAAGCCTGGGACGACACCTTCGCGTTTCCCGGCGCGCCGTTTGCGCAGTCAAGGCAGACCTTCGTGCCCGATGGCTCACGGATCTTCGCCGAGATCGAACGTGATGGCGGCGGCATCGAAGCCCGCGCCGATTACGACTTCTATCGCGCCGTGCCTTCCGGCGGCTATACCAAAGGCCTGCCAGCGGCGAAGCGCAGCGATACCGGCGAAGGCGATATCGCCCCGGAAAAGCTCGGCCGTGATTTCTTCAGCTACGGCCCGTACTCGGCCTCGCAGATCCGGCCGATGCTGGCCCGCGAAGCGAACATCGTTCAGCGCGTGCTGGCCAGCGGCAAGTACGCCGGCGCGATCTGGCTGGAAGGCAGCCCCACGGTCGAAGACAGCGCCTACTGGCTGAGTCTGCTGATCGACACCCAACTGCCGATCTCCGCCAATTCCGCGCACCGCAATCGCGGCTTGGTCAGCGCCGATGGCGACGGCAACATTCTCGATTCGATCGACTACATCAACTCCAAGGTCTGGGCCGATGAACAAGGCCGCAACCGGCTCGGCACGGTGATGGTCCAGGACGAGATCATCTACTCCGCGCGTGAAGTGGAGAAAGGCGACGCCCATCCCGGTGCCTATGTCGCCACCGGTGGCTACGGCGGCATCTTCGGCTCGATGACCGCCGGCGCTTATCTCACCAACATCCCGACCCGCAAGCACACCTGGAAATCCGAGCTGCGCATCAGCCAGCTGCCGGCCAATCAGAGCGGCTGGCTGAAGACCAAGGCCGGCAAGGTCGAAGCGGTGACCGTGACGATCAAGAATGCGGCCGGCGAACTGCTGCCGCAGGCGATCCCGAAAGTCGCGATGCTCAAGGGCGACAACTGGTACGACGACAGCGGCGTGCCTGATCCCAGCGCCGAGAAAGGCATCGTCGCGACCATCGACATGCTGCTCGGCGAGTACCCGCTGGCCGGCATCGTCGGCGAAGGCCTGGCACCGTACTCGAGCATGTCCGCCTCACAGGACAAGGCGCTGGAACTCGCGGTGCTGCAAGGCCTGCCGGTGGTCAAGACCGCACGCGGCGACGCCAGCGGCCTGGTCAAGGTCAACCCGCGCAACCTGTTCATCGAAGGCAACAACCTGACCACGACCAAGGCGCGGCTATTGCTGACGGCGGCGCTGATGAAGTTCGGACCGTTGCCGAGGGTGCTGGATGTAGCGCATCCGACGGCGGAGGAGTTGGTCGCGATCCGGGAGAAGCTGGGTTTGTATCAGGAGGTTTTTCAGACGCATTGA
- a CDS encoding amidase family protein, translated as MNTPLLSHRLRPLALAAALFMAAPTAQAAPVPLTDASIAELQQAMSDGSLSSERLVSLYLKRIEAYDNRGPAIHSVILINPKALETARALDKERKAGKLRGPLHGIPVVLKDNYDTYDLPTTAGSFLLKGSIPPDDAYMVKRLREAGAIVLAKVNLSEFASGGAQSSLGGRTRNPHDLTRTPSGSSGGTGAALAAVFAPLGFGTDTGGSIRGPSTSNGIVGLKPTHGLLSRDGIVPLALSFDTGGPMALSVADIAVSLGTMTGVDPADAATQKSAGKFETDYTKYLKADALKGAKIGIARDFMGQDDEVDWVIETALSTMRKAGATIVDVKYPKWLLDSRGEFYNAIRRPEFRAQIGDYLKTLKPGYPKSHDELMAGVESLVSPTDGMIPNEGRWMLFKQEAKSGTLEDAEYLTIRDHALPLVRAELDGVLKSNGLDAIVYPTSPKRPARTDIDPVTGGPEGRSATNFANLSGYPDLIVPAGFTTGGLPVGISFFGPAFSEPKLIALGYAFEQLSHARRLPALTPPLPGEAIGR; from the coding sequence ATGAACACGCCATTGCTTTCCCACCGCCTGCGCCCGCTGGCGCTTGCCGCCGCATTGTTCATGGCGGCACCGACCGCACAGGCCGCGCCGGTGCCGCTGACCGATGCCAGCATCGCCGAACTGCAGCAGGCGATGAGCGACGGAAGCTTGAGCAGCGAGCGCCTGGTGTCCCTGTACCTGAAGCGCATCGAGGCCTACGACAACCGCGGCCCGGCGATTCATTCGGTGATCCTGATCAATCCGAAGGCGCTGGAAACGGCGCGCGCGCTCGACAAGGAGCGCAAGGCCGGCAAGCTTCGCGGCCCGCTGCACGGCATTCCGGTGGTGCTGAAGGACAACTACGACACCTACGATCTGCCGACCACCGCCGGCTCGTTCCTGCTCAAGGGCTCGATCCCTCCGGACGACGCCTACATGGTCAAGCGGCTGCGCGAGGCCGGCGCCATCGTGCTGGCCAAGGTCAATCTGTCGGAGTTCGCTTCCGGTGGCGCGCAGAGTTCGCTCGGCGGTCGCACCCGCAATCCGCATGATCTGACCCGCACGCCATCCGGCTCCAGCGGTGGCACCGGTGCCGCACTGGCGGCGGTGTTCGCGCCACTCGGCTTCGGTACCGACACCGGTGGTTCGATCCGTGGCCCGTCGACCTCGAACGGCATCGTCGGCCTCAAGCCCACGCACGGTCTGCTCAGCCGCGATGGCATCGTGCCGCTGGCGCTGAGCTTCGATACCGGTGGCCCGATGGCGCTGAGCGTTGCCGATATCGCCGTCTCGCTCGGCACCATGACCGGTGTCGATCCGGCCGATGCCGCGACGCAGAAGAGCGCCGGCAAGTTCGAAACCGATTACACGAAGTATCTGAAGGCCGACGCGCTGAAGGGCGCCAAGATCGGTATCGCCCGCGATTTCATGGGCCAGGACGACGAGGTCGACTGGGTCATCGAAACCGCGCTGAGCACGATGCGCAAGGCGGGTGCGACGATCGTCGACGTCAAGTATCCGAAGTGGCTGCTCGACAGCCGCGGCGAGTTCTACAACGCCATCCGCCGCCCGGAATTCCGCGCCCAGATCGGCGACTACCTGAAGACCCTGAAGCCGGGTTATCCGAAGTCGCACGACGAACTGATGGCCGGCGTCGAGTCGCTGGTGTCGCCGACCGACGGCATGATCCCCAACGAAGGCCGCTGGATGCTGTTCAAGCAGGAAGCCAAGAGCGGCACGCTCGAAGACGCCGAATATCTGACCATCCGCGACCATGCGCTGCCGCTGGTTCGGGCCGAGCTGGATGGCGTGCTGAAGAGCAACGGCCTCGATGCGATCGTCTACCCGACGTCACCGAAACGCCCGGCACGCACCGACATCGATCCAGTCACCGGCGGACCCGAAGGCCGCTCGGCCACCAACTTCGCGAACTTGAGCGGCTATCCGGATCTGATCGTGCCGGCCGGCTTCACCACCGGTGGGCTGCCGGTCGGCATCTCGTTCTTCGGCCCGGCGTTCAGCGAGCCGAAGCTGATCGCGCTCGGCTATGCCTTCGAGCAGTTGAGCCACGCACGCCGCTTGCCGGCGCTGACGCCGCCGCTGCCGGGTGAAGCGATCGGGCGTTGA